The sequence GTCATTTTATCTGCCACGCGCTATGAATGGACTCTTGCGGATCTTGCCATTTTAAGTCTGGGAGCGGTTACGGTTCCCATTTATCATTCTACTTTACCTAAAGATGTGGCTTATATTCTAAATCACTGCCAGGCCGAAATTGCCTTCATCGAAGGGACAAGTCAGCTTGCAAAAATTTCTTCGCTTCGTTCAGAATTGAG comes from Deltaproteobacteria bacterium and encodes:
- a CDS encoding AMP-binding protein, with amino-acid sequence MLFSEKADKLREAPCFRFKTKGKWRSLSWLEVREKIARLSDFLSKIGVKKGDTVVILSATRYEWTLADLAILSLGAVTVPIYHSTLPKDVAYILNHCQAEIAFIEGTSQLAKISSLRSEL